In Setaria viridis chromosome 5, Setaria_viridis_v4.0, whole genome shotgun sequence, the genomic stretch tcATTTCTTCTCTTTTGGAGAAAGGAAAAAATGTGCAATGCGTAAGAACCAAGGGAACCCGTCCGGTAACAGTGACTCCATGGACGTCTCTGTGCCAGAGTAAAACTGAATAGTCGAGTCTACAGGCTACTATGAAGCTTCGTCCCAAGCCTGTGATCATGGCATGTACGTCTATGCACTCAATGACTCAAACGCCTGGAGTGAGTGCTTGATATTCTTTTATTTATCTTTACTTCGCAAAAGTTACTAGTATGTGGGAAAACTGGAGAGGTTCAATGTCTCTGCGAAATTATGGTTGGCTCCTGAAATCATAGCCTAAGCGCACTTTCCGAGGGAGCTGGAAATTCAGAGTGTGCAGAAGTGCTGAACATGCAAAGCTGTCTTAACATTTTTGTCCATGAGGATTTGATGAATTTCGTAGTGTACCTAGATACGCAATAATGGTTGGAGCATATATGCGAACTAATGGAAGGAAATGCAGAACGCAAAAGATTTCTTCACACCAATTCAATTCAAGTATTCAAAGTCGTATGTACATGGAGGAGCCTCAAGAGTAAGTATGCACGCTGGTATCGATCAAAGAAATAATCACGGACTGAGATCGTAGGCGTTACCGGGAGCAAAATCTGGTCGCCATTCCTGCCCTCCCGCAATAAGATTCATCCACGAGCCGAGAGAAGCGAGTAAGCGACGGGCGACGGCATCCCCGGCCGACCGGCCGGCGTCATCGAAGGTTGTGCAGCGGGTTGGACCCCGTGGGCGCCAGCCTCTTGTCGTCCTCGAaccacacgccgccgccgtcggcgtcggcctGCCGGAGCCGCCTCGCGCCGTtgagggcggcgagggcgccctCGGTCCTCCGCCGGTGCCGCGGCTGGCGAAtcggccggccgcgcgccgaACCAGCAGCCGAGGCGGTGGTGGGAGCGTCGCCGGTGGCGCTGCTCCTGATCGAGGAGTGCCggtgggacgacgacgacgccggcacGGCGTGGCCTGCGAGGAGCAGCGAGGCGGCCCTGAGCGCCAGCGGGAGCAGCGTCACCAGCAGCAGGAGCTTGACGCACCTGCTGGCGCTCATATCTAAGCTCCCTCTTGGCCACGACGAGGACCACGGGTGACAGACAGGACGCGCGCTGACCACGGGTGTGAGGAGATAACGGCACTAGGCTGGCTGCGAGCGAGGGGGAGATGATGGGCTCCAAGATGTAGTAGAGTGGACGCGCGGTGTCTGGAGAAGGACGGCGACGTGCAATGATCGCCGCCGGCAATGATGCGAGGTAACGACGCGAGCGAGACGAAACGGGAGGAGGGCCGAGGGCGGGGCGATTTGACGTGCGCGGGAGGCGGACAAAGGCGCAATGAGTGATGGGCTCGCTCGTCGTTCCGTCGCCTGGCTGCCTCTGCCTGCCGGCGTCTGTCCGCGTCGCTGTCGACTTGTTCGCTTGCCTGTCAGCCTGTCGAAAGGGCCGCAGCCACGGCGTGTGGGTGTGGCCACCGAGCcgtgccgcgcgcgcgcgcgctcggcATCGATTTGACCGGGCGAGGCAGGGGAGCCCCATGATGCCACCGCTTGACCGCCTCCAgcggctgccggccggccgctccCGCCCATgacgccgcctgccgccgtgcCGCGCGCTCGCTCGTCGCAAGGGCATCGTCTGAGTAGCGAGTGCGACCCGGGCCGTGTCCCACGGGCATGTGAGGTGCACGCAGGATCTTGTCATATCTGACGGACGTTTTGGGCTGATCCTACGCAGCCATCCACTCTGTTTGTCAGAGCGTTCCCAAGGCAAGACAACGCCTCAAACGCTACTCTGAAACTCGACGAGCCTTTTGGTCTGAGACAGTCCAGTCCAGGCCTCCAGGGCGCGCCGTTATCGCCCATCGGGATCGCTAAAGATCTGTTCCATTTGCTACTACTATAAAACCAACCTTTACCCACCCGATCCGCCCAAAACTGCATCCGCTTGCTTCGGTGATTGTAAGGCATGCGCTGCGTCTGTGTGACCGCTCATCGTCCAGTGAGTCATCACAAGTTCAGAGACTTGAGAACAGTTTGTGCGATGGCGATGGTGCTGATCTGCTGGCTGCGGCTACCCCCTAGtatacagcagcagcaacacttTCATCGACCGGTTCCATCGCATCACATTTTTTGTTGACGCTCGCCGCACGCACATCCTAGTCCCTACTCCATGTAGCTGCCGCTGCCTAGTTTGGCAGGCTTGCAGCGGCTCTGCACCGACGCTTGGCACGCTGCAGTGGAAAACACACTGAAAACTCCCACCATCATCTACTAGGTACAGTCCCTCGTATCATTTTTCACATGACCCCATGTTATACTGTACGTCACCTACTTTTTGACAGTACTATCTCAGTGTAATAAATTCAACCTTGCAGTTGCAAATACTGTAGGCCACCCCTTCTTTGGTCACATTAAATTGGGCTATTTCTATCTCAGTTTAATAAATACGACCCGCGTGGTTGCAACTAGAGTTGCAATCAACCAATCATTCGAGTTGCAATCGATCTACACTCCGAGTTGCAAATATTGTATGCCACCTACTACGACCATGAGTTGTTAATTTGAACAGTGTGCGGGCGTTAAAATGCAAAATGGATTACATGACTGGTTGTTTCACGATGCACCACACATCTTCAATCTGACGGTCTATGGTGGTAGCAAATGGTTTCCACTACACATTCTCCCATCATAGTTCCCTCTTCCCTGTTCCCCCATCTACTGTGCAAGCACATGCCACCAGCAATGCTAGATCGACATTTCGCAGGTGCACACAGACTCGGTCACCGTATGTCTGTAACAAATATTCTTTCTGGTGTAACATATCCCTGTTACAACTCTCTGTCTATATGTCACTCTCTCTGAAAAAAACATATGTTCCGTTTGACAGAGAAGTATCAGTATGTCAAGCAGCTGATGAACTGATGGGTGAAACGGAGAAGTATCAGCATATCAACTGCAGAGGACTTTCAGCAGGCAAAACCACACGCAGGCACAGACTGCACTGGAAAATTTTCATTTCTATATATACTCTCATTCATCTCATCTCTTTTGCTACCAAGTGGATGCGCAACAAGGATGGGCTCACCTCACACAATCCTGCTGTATGTACAAATGAATTCCACCACAGCTATAGACACACAGGAACACATCACACGCCCTACATCGACCGGAAAAAATTTTCGCCTCCCCCTGTGGGGGGCCTGAGGGGCTCTACACCTAAACAAATCCAATGTAATACAGCAACGTGCTTCATATGGCAAGTCTATGATGACCGATCGGGCTGTCACCTCGGTCCCGAGAGCTCCATGGCTTCTAGGCCGAGCGAGGACTCGTCCGCGGCGAAATCCATGTACTTTGGAGGCAGGAGCTCCGATGAGACGGACTTTGGCGTGTCCACATTCTGTGATGCTTCCCATTTCTCTGCGAGCCCGTCACCTTCCAGCATCCTGATTACCTCAGACATTCGAGGGCGGTGAGATGGGTAGTATTGTGTGCATAACAAAGCCACCTGGACCATTTCCTCCAACTCAACCCTGTCGTAGTTGCTACCCAGGTCTTTGTCCACCATCATGCTTAGCTGCTTTTCTTGATGAAGTTTCTTAACCTGTAACCAGACAAAAGTAAAGAGGAAATATGTTCATGGAAATACAAACAAATGAGCCTGTAATAACGAAAAAAAACTCTGCAAGACTGAACTGAAGGGCAGAGCCAAAGAAGGTATAAAAGCAAAGGTAGACTTCTTTTTGTTTAAAGCTTTGAATCAAATATGCAAATCAGAATAGTAAACCATAAGACGCACACTTACCCAATCCAGCACGCCACCCTTCTGATTTGCtactcttccaaaatccaatgCCTTCTGACCAGTGATCAACTCAACTAAGAGAACTCCAAATCCAAACACATCAGTCTTCTCTGATGACTGGCCAGTTGACAGATACTCCGGTGCTATATGTCCAACAGTCCCACGCACTGCAGTGGTAACATGAGATTCCTGGTGATCCAAAAGTTTTGCCAATCCAAAATCTCCCACAATTGCTTCGAAATATTCATCAAGAAGCACATTGGAGGCTTTTACGTCACGATGGATTATTTTTGGATCGCACTGCTCATGCAGGTACAGCAGACCTCGTGCTGTGCCTAGTGCTATTCTCTTTCTCCTCGACCAATCTAGAGCTGGCTTGCCATTTACATGTTCTGAAGAAAAGCGAAAGAAAGTTAATTTGCATGCATAGTGGATAATATACTTGGACGATGCTCATATGGTGTTTGCTGTTATTGATACCCCCATGTTATGAGTTAAAGATAGCTGGATATGTGATGTTTGAATTTCTTCAGTTTATATTCCAAAACTAGGCTTGAATGCAATATATAGCATGGCCATATTACTGCAGAATTCCACAACAAGTATGGGAGTAGGATTTAATTTGACCAACATAACTCAACAGTTAACACCACCATTATGTTTTCAATAAAAGGACACCAGAATGGAGAAGCCAAGCTGTTTGCCTGGCATAATATGACTGAAAGCAGCCGGGTATTCAAATCAGTGTATAAATAACTAAATAAGGCTAATAGATTTTTAGACTGCAATATCCAGATCACTCATCTGATTTTTCACATTAGACCACGCACAGAACCACATGTACTTATTATGATTTCAACAGTAAATTGAGCGTGTGGTGACTGTCTGTGCAGTGCAACAAGATCAGCTACAATACAAGAAAACATGCTAGCTTGCCCGTTTGCACTAAACCTAAGGTATGTCAGACAACATAAAACTACATTCAGTAACTCTGTGCAGCAACACTAATCAAATGTTGGAACACAGACATTTCACATCAACTATGATACATCGAAAAATAGGGTAAATATTTCATATTGGATTGAGCAAAAATGCCAAGGTGTTAATATTTTACGCATACAAAATTTTGATCAACGTTGATAGTCATTTTTTCCCTCTTGTAACAAAGtgcttcttttttaaaaaaaaaaagaagcggGACTTGTGTGCTTCAAAGAAATTGGGTCAACTGGCAGCAAAATATGCACATGGAAGTCACGAGCAAGAAGAGAGAGACAAACCCCGCAATTGAGAAGCAACGCTTCCATTTGGCATATAAGGGTAAACAAGTAATCTCTCGCATTCTGTTGTGCAGAATCCAATAAGACGGAGGAGATTCCGATGAACAGCCAAGCTTATGACTTCAACTTCAGTTTGGAATTGAACTTCCCCACCAACAGCATTATAATCCTTCAGCCTTTTAACAGCAACAACAGAGCCATCACGCAAATAACCTTTGTATACTATCCCATATCCACCTTCACCTAAGATGTTCTTTGAGTTAAAGTTGTTAGTAGCTGCACGGAGCTCCTTGAAGGCATACCGCTTCAGATGACCTAAACAAACTTCTGGGTCATATTGGTCTGCACATTGAAGAATGTATCAGGTTCAATTACCATAGCACGCAAGAGAAAGAAAGTAAAAAAGCATGCTAAAGATATCGAAGAAAGTCCTAGAAGGGTAAAAAGAATAGCTCATGATTGTTGGAAGGCTAAGAAAAGCACAGAAAGTAACGGGGACATCATGATTGTGAAATAACCCACATACCAAAAGTAATTGGAAGATCATACTAGTAAAAAAActtaaaagaaacaaaaagtttttttgTTGTATACTCGCATTATTGATGGTAACCACATAGAACTAATGTTGAGAGATGCGTCTATTGTATCTTCAAATTCATCAGTGGTTTCAAAACTCCTAACGGAGATCATATGGCAGAATATTAGAGCAATGCTTAATTGCTATTGAGGAAACATGTCAAAGCCTAATTAGCCTGCTTATTGAAACCTCAGTAGCTCAAACTGACATAGAACACTTAGACAGTATGCATATCTTTACATCCATGTAAATTTACTGTGGAAGATCAGAAGGAAAAAGCTCTAAGATCATAAATTATAAACTGCTAGCCATAGCCATTGCTACAATTACTACATTGATCTAATACAATTCATATCTAGGTGGTTAATATCATGATCACATAAGAACGGGTTTGAATAGAATATTACCGTTTACATCAAAGAAGATCTGCTGATTTCTCCTATGACGCCACCATAGAAGCATACCAACTACAATAGTGGCAAAAGCTACTGACCCTACAGTTGCTCCACATATTGTAGCAATACGGCGGCCTTTTACAATGCCTTGTTGTGGCTGAGCTGAGGAAAAGGAGACATATGTGAGTGTCACGCAGAAGAAAAGGCAAGCCAATTCCTCTGTAATAAATGCATATTTCCCGAAAATGAATGATGAGAAAAACAACTCACTCTTCAGATCATCTGGTGGGTAAGAGAGTGGGTCAAGTGACACAGAAGAGCAGTTATCTCCTGACTTAGGACCGCAAATCATTGGATTTCCAGCAATGCTGTATGAACAAACAGTAAAAATGAAAGCTTGATTAAGTGAACATTAGTCCATGGCATAACATGTAGTTACAGTAGTGGTAGTGTTCGGGCCGAAATAAAAATACCCATGAAAAGGAATAAGTTGAAATTACTTACATGAAAGTTCTTGCAGAGATCTTGGGCAATGGACCACTAAGGTTATTAAATGAAAGGTCTCTATAAAACAAAACACTTCGGGAATTAGTACAAAAGTAGGGGAAGAGAAAAACGAACAACAAAAAGGGATTGCAGAGCATACACGAGAGCGAGGCCATCAATGGTGGCAAGTGAATCAGGTAGAACTCCAGACAAGCTATTATTATTCAATTTCCTGGCGGCAACAAGAGAACTAGACAATGAGCAAAAATGAAATCACCGTGTACAATGACAACGCTGTTGAAAATCAAGAATGGGGAAGGAAAAATCTTACAGATAGTTCAGGTTCCTGAGATTCCCAAGTGAACTTGGGATGCTCCCCGTGAGCTGGTTATCTGACATGTCAAGAGTCTTTAGCATCCCCAACCTTCCTATGGTGCCGGGAATGGAGCCAGAAATCGCATTGTTCTGTAACAGCCTGTTGATCCGCAAAGCCGAGTACTTTCAGTCATTTCTTCAACCAGATTGGTCCACTCAAGAAacctcaaatttgaattttgaagtgCCAGAGGTAAACAACAGGGGATCAGTAAACTTACACAGATTGCAGCCTGGTGAGGTTGCCGATGCCGGGTGACAATTTCCCGGACAAGCTCTGGCTGGGCAATCCTCTGcaagtgaagaagaacatgtaAGAAGATCAGCCCAAAGCAGAGCCCGTTGGTGCTCCGGGGAATGGGCATGAACAAGGTAGCATAACGTACAAGGCGGAGACGTAGCCGTCGGAGGAGCAGGTGACCATCCTCCAGCTGCAGGGGTCGACGGAGTTGATATCCCAGTTGTCAAGCACGTTATGGGGGTCCTCCAGCTCCGTCTTGATGGCCATCAGAGCCACCACTGCAGTACAGCCACAGGCAGGCAGGTTCAACTTCGCCAAATTCGTAATGCCAAGAAACAGCTAGAACTCGACAAGCAAGATGAGTAGAGGACTGATGAGGAAGTATAGGTACAGCAGCTGCATTTCCTTTAGTGTCCTTCACCAAAATGAGATCTTTTACCCCCACTTCAAACCAGCGATTGATTGCAGGAGGGGAATGTTTTCAACAAATTCCTGAAAATCCTCTGTTGGCTGAATGGAAAAAGTTGGCCTTTCGTCCTTTTATTTTTCCAAAATAGGAAAAGGTCGGCCATGGCCTTTTGTTAAGATTTTCGAGAAGACATGGGAGGAGAGAATGTTAGGTACCTTCGTAGTTGATGCCGGCCGGGGAGAGCGTGGCGGTGGATGGCGGCAGGATCACGGCGAGCAGGCCAGCAACCACCACCCACCACCGCATCCACATCGGCGCCACCGGCACCCACATCGCCCGCACAGCCCCGCAGATTCAATTCGGCAAACGATGATctgcaagaagaggaggagcacgCTGCACGCCAGTCCCCCCACAGCTCCACACCACAattccgctccgccgccgccagcagcagggaagaagcagaagaaggcCGGCCTCTCTACTACCCAACCCGGACCAATCCAGATAGCCAATGATGCCACCGCGCACGCAGCGCGAAAGCGAGGGGAGAGGGGGAGTTCACGCGACCGCCCGAGAGGAAGATGGTGGGGGTGGGTAGTGGGGGCAAGAGGGGAAGGGAAACGCCAacgagcagcggcagcggcagcagcagcagcggcaggccCCTTCCCCACCTATCAATCCACCACcatgctgctggtgctggctgGCTGCCGCGGCCGCTGTCCGCTGACGCCGCTGATGCTCCCCACCCGCTCCACGCCGCTGCAAACCGACAAGCGCTTTTCCCCCAAACCGGCCTGACCTGCCACGGGCGCGCATGCTCCTGACCTCCTCCTTCCTTTCCGGCAAAATGTCCAttttggtccctcaactttcttTTAAGGATCAaattcgtccctcaactttaaaATCGGTCGGTCCCTCATCTTTTATTTCTTAAAACTCGTCTTGTGAGAGTCCCATTTTAATACAAAACTAATACAAAAGGTCATTTTTACCCTTAgctctttcttcctctcctcaatTTCCGTCATTAAGTACAATAACAGTATGATCCAAATCAAGTACGAGCACATAAATATTTATCCTCAATTTCCGTCATTAAGTACAATAACAGTATGATCCAAATCAAGTACGAgcacataaatatttatacatatttactGAGAAAGTATGAATACATATACCTATGTGAGCACATGTTGATTTTAGATTTTAAAGTATGAGTACATATATTGAGTTGTATACCAAAAGAGTATGAATAAATATTTGTTTGGGTACATaaatttttcatatttaattcGTACGAGCACATGCATGACTTTAAAGAGTTTTGGTacatacatttttttaaaacCGTATTATGTGTTAGTTAACCAATATATTTTTGCGTGTATATGTCAAGAGAATATGAGCATAATAACACATACATGCTTAGCCTACATGAGCCAAGGGTAAAAAGGAATTTTCACATTAGTCTCGTACCAACAAAGTGCACCATGTCAGCACAAGGACGAGTTTGATTAAAAACAGAAGTTGAGGGATCAAATTGGCCTATCTAAATGTTGAGGGACGTTAAAGTTGCGGGACCAAAATGGTGTGTTCCTTTCCATCCCCTAGATTTTCCGAAAAAGGTGCATACGTTTTCAGAAAAAAGGAAATGTTCTTGCTTAAGTTTCCAAAAAAATGTTCTTGCTGGATTTGCCATCT encodes the following:
- the LOC117855723 gene encoding uncharacterized protein — encoded protein: MSASRCVKLLLLVTLLPLALRAASLLLAGHAVPASSSSHRHSSIRSSATGDAPTTASAAGSARGRPIRQPRHRRRTEGALAALNGARRLRQADADGGGVWFEDDKRLAPTGSNPLHNLR
- the LOC117857396 gene encoding protein NSP-INTERACTING KINASE 3 — its product is MWVPVAPMWMRWWVVVAGLLAVILPPSTATLSPAGINYEVVALMAIKTELEDPHNVLDNWDINSVDPCSWRMVTCSSDGYVSALGLPSQSLSGKLSPGIGNLTRLQSVLLQNNAISGSIPGTIGRLGMLKTLDMSDNQLTGSIPSSLGNLRNLNYLKLNNNSLSGVLPDSLATIDGLALVDLSFNNLSGPLPKISARTFIIAGNPMICGPKSGDNCSSVSLDPLSYPPDDLKTQPQQGIVKGRRIATICGATVGSVAFATIVVGMLLWWRHRRNQQIFFDVNDQYDPEVCLGHLKRYAFKELRAATNNFNSKNILGEGGYGIVYKGYLRDGSVVAVKRLKDYNAVGGEVQFQTEVEVISLAVHRNLLRLIGFCTTECERLLVYPYMPNGSVASQLREHVNGKPALDWSRRKRIALGTARGLLYLHEQCDPKIIHRDVKASNVLLDEYFEAIVGDFGLAKLLDHQESHVTTAVRGTVGHIAPEYLSTGQSSEKTDVFGFGVLLVELITGQKALDFGRVANQKGGVLDWVKKLHQEKQLSMMVDKDLGSNYDRVELEEMVQVALLCTQYYPSHRPRMSEVIRMLEGDGLAEKWEASQNVDTPKSVSSELLPPKYMDFAADESSLGLEAMELSGPR